tagtagtgttattattatacagagcatcctagttcatattggattctagtagtgttattattatacatagcatcctagttcatattggattctagtagtgttattatttgcactggctgtaaactacactgtgtttcaatatgaagcttgcattgtaaccctgcgctgccctgtaacacctgcgtGAGTCACCTgggataaaggggtctgctaaataaacacacacagacacaaatcaTATAGGTGATTATAAGGGAGGTATAGTGAAGCGGTGAGCCGCTGCTTGCCTTTCTGCATGGCTTTCTTGATCAGCTTCTCCAGCTCCAAGCCCTGCGTGTTGGACGGTTCGTTCTTCAGCAGAACGCGGACGTACTTCAGTCCCTTCTCATACTCCTGCAGACCAAAACAGAAGAGATTTGACGTGGAGAGGGGAGAAGCCGAGCAGGGAGGGGCTTTTACAgttgatttttttgtttcaagGTACACCAGGTGTGTGGGAGGCCTGGGAGAGAAGGGTTCAATGTGTAATTAATAAaatcattagaccaattaagtaacagagagcTCGGGGGGCACTgagtttgccccccccccccccccccgcggtcGGCTGTGGGGAGGGAGAGACGCTCAGTACCTTCAGTCTGTAGTTTGCCACAGCCAGGTAGAACAGATAGTCTCGCTGATCATCTTTTGTCCCCTTGTGCACgagctctgaaaaaaaaaaaaaaaaaaagcatttcacttGTTATTGAAAAGCACACGAGTATAATTTCATCTGCAGGGgatgggaaataagactcccgttacacagcagtgtgatccattcctggttttactatgagtttaacaacAAGGCACACCTGCCCTTGTtccctagacacactggggctgatcaagcttgaagtaaaacctggactgggcgagactgctacgcaatgggagtcttcaGGGCTGGAAGTAAGACagccattgcacagcagtttgatccagtccaggttttactaccagcttgatcagccccagtgtgtctaggcaacaagctcaggtgtgtgattattaaactcctattgaaaccaggaatggatcaaactgctgtgcaacaggagtcttatttccatccctggtatgtTATGAGGCTAAGAGTTTACAGAATTCTGATTAATCAGTCAACACCAATTTGAAATCAATTaaaaacgaataataataataataataataataattatgtatttcttcacagacacccttatccagggcgacttacaattgtaagcaaatacattccaagtattacagtacaagtaataatacaattaagagcaagataaatacaatgactttggttcaagcaagtacaagtgtgacaaaatacaattcaataacggagtcagtgatagttacatcaggatataattaaatacaaaatactacagattaaataacacttgacagattacagtactcaagtacaggattaaatgcagtaaaatcggaagcagataagagcaagtaaagcgcatttaaggaagggtgaaaACAGAGGagctctacaggtgctgtctgaagaggcgagtcttaaggaggcgccggaatgtggtcagggacagtGTCTCACCTTCCAGAAGCAGGATGCCCTTGGCTATGTCGTTGGAGTACTTGCTTCTGATCAGGCACCAGGCGTACTCAAACTGGCTGTCTTTGGAGACAGAGCCTTTAGCCAGTTCAGCTGTGTACTTCTTTTCAAATTTCTGAATGAGAGACACAAACACAAGGGCTGTGTTACTTTAGACTAGCTCAACTCCAAAGCGCTTTAGTCAGTGCTGTTTTAATACAGGACCGCGTTAGAGGCGTCCATACACAggtaataatatatatagaacacacgcacgcacctgtgtatcagttattattattagtttatttagcagacgcctttatccaaggcgacttacagagactagggtgtgtgaactatgcatcagctgcagagtcacttacaactacgtctcacccgaaagacggagcacaaggaggtgaagtgacttgctcagggtcacacaatgagtcagtggctgaggtgggatttgaaccggggacctcctggttacaagccctttttctttaaccactggaccacacagcctccttgcatTTGTCCCAAAAACCGCCTATCCGATTGCCTTGAAACTCTGTAGCGACATTATTCGGCCTGGTTATTGAGAGACTCGCATTCTGGGGACACGGGACAGTCTCCCTGTCTGTGTCATACACgtgtcaggttttatttttgatcacatgacgtccCTTTAAAAACGTACGTTGAACCGATTTTAACCGGTTTTCCCCAATTATACTCAGGAAAAGAAATGCTGTTCATTACAAAACAACGTCACGTTAACATACTTTCGCAtcttgtattattgaattgtggtttgtcacacttgaacaaaagttattgtatttcttgctcttattgtattacttgtaacacttgaaatgtatttgcttacgattgtaagtcgccctggataagggggcgtctgctaagaaataaataataataataataatcttgattGATCCCGATTcgcttaaattattatttcagaACAGACGCTGAGTTTAtcgatgtgttttttttaactcgtGTAACAGGATGTCCCGACAGATTATTTTCAGCATTAAAAATACCCGGTCTGGACTGTACCCCGATAGCAAAGTCCAGCATTTAAAAAATCTCCTTAAAACTTGTaacaaaccatttttaaaaaaaataaatcttaaacctTTAACAACCACGACTAGTTAACACGCAGTCAcaggaggtagagatttggaaaataaaaaacgaaaaaaagttaaatatttagATATACGTGCAGctgtaaaacaatttaacaaaatgCTATCTAAAATATTTTCAGCTCAGTAATCAGCGATGTAGAAACAACAGCCTCTCACGATgggtgaaaatgtcagaccgctttgtgttttaaattaggcatcttaaagactgcgttttaccgtgtgtggctTAGGTGTActttttctcttactgttttaaatttAATTGCACTTGTGGCCTCATTAAAGTCTTCAAACTGAATTATACGatcaataattatattattacttgtactgtgatacttgaattgtatttgcttacgattgtaagtcgccctggataagggcgtctgctaagaaataaataataataataataataataataataataataataataataattaatttgacTATTTCAGTCCCACGCACAGGAAAACAACACTACAGAATTAACGGAcgtgtttcaaaacacatttgcacACCGCTGTACCTCAATACTGTTAGAgatgaacatttttaaatatagagGGTCAatctaaaacattttaatgtcaCGCCTTGTAATTTAAACGACTCCACGCCCAATCTTTCTGGAAACAAAATAACATCCACACTCGGTCAGAGATATTGACGTCGTCACtttacaaaacaacacacaattaATTTCCATTTCGCTCTACCGTCCCCGAAGTGTAAGCCGACTCGGTTCTCGCTGTTCTCCACACCAGAAAACCAGTCTTTTGACAAGAAAACTCACCATTAAATCCTCCGGAGTTACGGTTTCACTAACGACGGCCTCCATCTTCTCGGATCTGCTGACCTCATCTGCAGGAAATACTTGTCGACCTCAACTGCCGGAAATGAGGTAACGGCTTGGCATTCGGGAAATGGAACGCATCGTATAGTTTCCGAGTTGAGGCGATAATTAACCGTGATTTGAAGATCTACATCCCAGTCttgaattattactttttttttttttttttttaaataaataaagaatacaggAACGTATCTTTTATGTCTGCACATTGACAATCTTCTTGGGTGAAACTGTAgaacaaactcacactagccctgctgctgctgctgcacccagtcctggggttcagagctcccctcaatgaagtctgttattattattaatattgaaatgatcaggagccaggagtttgagcagggttacaaactcacactagccctgctgctactgctgctgctgcacccagtcctggggttcagagctcccctcaatgaagtctgttattattattaatattgaaatgatcaggagccaggagtttgagcagggttacaaactcacactagccctgctgctgctgctgctgctgctgctgctgcacccagtcctggggttcagagctcccctcaatgaagtctgttattattattaatattgaaatgatcaggagccaggagtttgagcagggttacaaactcacactagccctgctgctgctgctgcacccagtcctggggttcagagctcccctcaatgaagtctgttattattattaatattgaaatgatcaggagccaggagtttgagcagggttacaaactcacactagccctgctgctgctgctgctgctgcacccagtcctggggttcagagctcccctcaatgaagtctgttattattattaatattgaaatgatcaggagccaggagtttgagcagggttacaaactcacactagccctgctgctactgctgctgctgcacccagtcctggggttcagagctcccctcaatgaagtctgttattattattaatattgaaatgatcaggagccaggagtttgagcagggttacaaactcacactagccctgctgctgctgctgctgcacccagtcctggggttcagagctcccctcaatgaagtctgttattattattaatattgaaatgatcaggagccaggagtttgagcagggttacaaactcacactagccctgctactgctgctgctgcacccagtcctggggttcagagctcccctcaatgaagtctgttattattattaatattgaaatgatcaggagccaggagtttgagcagggttacaaactcacactagccctgctgctgctgctgcacccagtcctggggttcagagctcccctcaatgaagtctgttattattattaatattgaaatgatcaggagccaggagtttgagcagggttacaaactcacactagccctcctgctgctgctgctgctgcacccagtcctggggttcagagctcccctcaatgaagtctgttattattattaatattgaaatgatcaggagccaggagtttgagcagggttacaaactcacactagccctgctgctgctgctgctgcacccagtcctggggttcagagctcccctcaatgaagtctgttattattattaatattgaaatgatcaggagccaggagtttgagcagggttacaaactcacactagccctgctgctactgctgctgctgcacccagtcctggggttcagagctcccctcaatgaagtctgttattattattaatattgaaatgatcaggagccaggagtttgagcagggttacaaactcacactagccctgctgctgctgctgctgctgcacccagtcctggggttcagagctcccctcaatgaagtctgttattattattaatattgaaatgatcaggagccaggagtttgagcagggttacaaactcacactagccctgctgctgctgctgctgcacccagtcctggggttcagagctcccctcaatgaagtctgttattattattaatattgaaatgatcaggagccaggagtttgagcagggttacaaactcacactagccctgctgctgctgctgctgctgcacccagtcctggggttcagagctcccctcaatgaagtctgttattattattaatattgaaatgatcaggagccaggagtttgagcagggttacaaactcacactagccctgctgctgctgctgctgcacccagtcctggggttcagagctcccctcaatgaagtctgttattattattaatattgaaatgatcaggagccaggagtttgagcagggttacaaactcacactagccctcctgctgctgctgctgctgctgctgcacccagtcctggggttcagagctcccctcaatgaagtctgttattattattaatattgaaatgatcaggagccaggagtttgagcagggttacaaactcacactagccctcctgctgctgctgctgctgctgctgcacccagtcctggggttcagagctcccctcaatgaagtctgttattattattaatattgaaatgatcaggagccaggagtttgagcagggttacaaactcacactagccctgctgctgctgctgcacccagtcctggggttcagagctcccctcaatgaagtctgttattaatattatagctaacaagctcaggtgtgtcttattattaaactcacagtaaaaccaggaatggatcacactgctgtaaTGCTCTGCAATGGGGGCTTTATTTAAATCCCTGCTTTGAAAAATACAACCCTAAAGGACCACAGCAACGGCCAAAACATTCTggaaaagaacaacaacaacaacatgaccaactttaaaaaataaaaaaacagactgcAGTTTAAAGCTGGGACTAAACTCTGCTTCTACAGACTGCCCAGCTAGTGGCTCTGAATCGAGGAGGCCACGCTGTGGAGATGGGTGGCCCCTGCGCCTCTCTGTCGGTCAGCCCCTCTTCAGTTGGCGTTTTGGGCTAGCTTCTCTAAGGCTTCACCCTCGAAACGCAGCATCTGCCAGCCCTCGGTGGCGGTCAGATTCACAGCTCCGTGGCTGCTGTAGAAATCCAGGGAAGGCTTATTCCAATCCAGCACGGTGAACTGCATCCGAACACAGCCCTGCGCCCGGCCGATCTGGAGAAAGAACCACAGGAGTGGACATCAGTGACCGCTGACCAAAATAAAtcacctcccctcccccctcctctctccccatccCCTCTCACCATCCTCccccttccctctccccctccctccatcccctcttccccttctctctcacatcccctctctctccccctccctctctccctcctccccctccctcctctcctccccctccccatcctctccccctccctccctccctccctccccccgcaCACATATGTGTATTCTTTACCTGTGCAATGCGACTCATCAGTGCTTTCCCAATTCCTTTTCCTAGGAGATCAGAGAGACAGGTTAGTTTGAGCCGTGTCCCTGAACACGGCGGGGTTCCAGTTCATCTCAATCGCTGCCAGCAGAGCCACGAAACTCCAACAGTCCTGGAGTCTCAAGTCACAAAGCGGCTGTGCTGAAATGCTCCGAccatcagcacagcacagcatgcaATCACAGCTTTATCATGTACCTTATAAAAAACTTCTGCAGTCCCCCCCCCAcacttttcccatgattatactttgcatttaccattgtCATGTTTATGTAttgatatgctttaccacacctctctgtgctttacaatgcttccctatgctttaccagacctctctgtgctttacaatgcttccctatgctttaccagacctctctgtgctttacaatgcttccctgtgctttaccagacctctctgtgctttacaatgcttccctatgctttaccagacctctctgtgctttacaatgcttccctatgctttaccagacctctctgtgctttacaatgcttccctatgctttaccacacctctctgtgctttacaatgcttccctatgctttaccagacctctctgtgctttacaatgcttccctatgctttaccagacctctctgtgctttacaatgcttccctcatcTGATATAAGGGTTAGTGTACCCCCTGGGtttgtttttgaatatgctttacagAGATCAGATTCGTGTTTCTTCTCAGGTTTCTAACAGCGCTGTAGAGATTTCGATTGTGCCGTGCATCCCTTACCTCTGAACTCCGGCATCACGTACAGGTCTTCCAGATAGACGACTCTTCCTTTCCACGTGCAATAGGTGAAGAAATAGAAGCCGTAGCCCACGATCGTGTGCCCTGCAGAAACCAAACACAGAGTAAAAGCATGCTCCCGGGTCCAGAgcttaaagaaaaggggtctcgataccaggagggtcaaatcccagctcagccactgactccctgtgtgtgtgtgtgtgtgtgtgtgtgtgcgtgtgcgtgtgcgtgtgtgtgtgtgtgtgtgtgcgcgtgtgtgaccctgagcgagtcgcttcacctccttgtgctccgtccttcggatgagacgtcaaacaaacgagctcctattggaagtgactctgcagcagcagcagttgttgatgatgcagagttcaccccccctagtctctgtaagtctctttggataaaagcatctgctgaacaactcattcataataataataataatactactactactactactaataataataataataataataataataataataataataataataatacactgaacGAACAGCACAGCTGGATAAAGAGAAGTCCGCTGTACCTTCTTTGCTTTTGAATTCCTCGGGAACTTCAGCCACTAAACACTTAAAGAAAGGGTTGCTTGAAAATCCGTCGGCTTCTAGTTCTGCAAAAGAGAAGAGAAAATCCTGCGATAGAAAAACTCAAGACAGCCTGCCCTCCATGCTTACCACCTCACACTGCTTCAGAGGGGTCGTACTGGGGGCGAAATGATCTGCCGTGAACGCTACTGCCCAGAATGGACTAcgcattgcagggatggaaacgagactcccgctgcaaagcggtttgatccactcctggttttactgtaataAGATACACACCTCAGCTTGTTGCCTGGGAGCTGATCAAGCTGGgtgtaaaacctggaacggatgaacctgctgtgcaatgggattTTCCATCCCTGCGTTTTCTTAGTTTTTAAACTGTGTGAAAAAACAAAAGGCATAGAAAACGGAGACGCTTGATCATCACCacggagaggggggggggggggacgggacaccaagaaattgatcatttttaggcttcagtttcttattttatatatgGAGGTGTCATAAAAGCGTCCCAAGGGGGGCTGCTATCTGCAGAGTGAACACAAACATTTAGACTGAAACATCTGCGGTGAACAAAACCGAAGCAACAGAGTTAAAACAGAACACTCAAACAACAGGCCGACGAAGCCAGTTAGAAACTgggcatcaacaacaacaacaacaaaaacaaagtatgTGCTACGTTTGGCAGGTGCTAAAGGACCGATTACGCACAGCCGAGCTCCGACGGTCATCTGATTACCTTTGTGGGAAAGTTTAACTTCATTTGGCATTTTCTCATACTCTGCCAAATCCTGCGGAACAAAGAACAGCAACACACAACAAGTTAATTAATGATCTTTACTTGAATCAGGAGGACTCACACGGAGTGACCGACTGAATCAGAGAGCTGAGAGAcgcgagtcatgtgacttagcgtgcacagtgacagcatggtaaagcatagcgaagcattgtaaagcacagagaggtctggtaaagcatagggaagcattgtaaagcacagagaggtctggtaaagcatagggaagcattgtaaagcacagagaggtctggtaaagcataaggaagcattgtaaagcacagagaggtctggtaaagcatagggaagcattgtaaagcacagagaggtctggtaaagcatagtgaagcattgtaaagcacagagaggtctggtaaagcatagggaagcattgtaaagcacagagaggtctggtaaagcatagggaagcattgtaaagcacagagaggtctggtaaagcatagggaagcattgtaaagcacagagaggtgtggtaaagcatagggaagcattgtaaagcacagagaggtctggtaaagcataaggaagcattgtaaagcacagagaggtctggtaaagcatagggaagcattgtaaagcacagagaggtctggtaaagcatagtgaagcattgtaaagcacagagaggtctggtaaagcatagggaagcattgtaaagcacagagaggtctggtaaagcatagggaagcattgtaaagcacagagaggtctggtaaagcatagggaagcattgtaaagcacagagaggtctggtaaagcatagggaagcattgtaaagcacagagaggtctggtaaagcacagggaagcattgtaaagcacagagaggtctggtaaagcatagggcagcattgtatttatttttctgaaaatgcTGTGTAGTTTGTTGCAAAAACTCACCACGATCAACCGCATTATATCTTTACAGTCTCCTGGCGTGGAGTCTCGTACAGTGTAATTCATATTGCTGATATTAAATTAATTAGACTGGAACACACGGTACACGCCTCGCTCTCTATTCGTTCAATGTCAGTGGTATTTTGGAATCTGCTTACTCCGGGAATGGGTTgttccatttaaaaacaaacttggggggggagacattttttttaaaaaaaaatcttagtacTTTTAAAAATGATGTCCCCGCCCTCCAAGAAAAATAACTACGCTATGTTACTGTATTGTATTAACTAACAACATCCAAGCgcgaaaaaaaatatttttaacgaATTGGACGAGCTACTTtatatctcccccccccccccccccctcacggCTTGAAGTCTGAGCTTCcttttttaaaggtgcagttaAAAATGTCAAAACCTGATTGTCTTTCTGGTTGTgtaattttttgggggggtgggcgtggtgggggggggggggtaacgtTTAAAAACATGCCTGCATATCTATTATATTGCTACGGTGGTCAGCCGTGTCCATAAACCCAGCCCACTGAAAATAGAACGCCTATAGGACCTTAATTATATTACTAATTAATTGTTCTCTTAATTGGGAAGTTAAAACGCGAGAAATCATTGGACGCGGAGTGGCTACGTCTGTGACCCTCAAATATAAAATAACTGGAGCGGGCACCGAGAGCGCATGAGCGAGCGTTTGTTCAGTTCAGTTGAACGAGACCATGTTGTTTGCAAGGCGAGCCAAGTTTTTGACGACCGCTTCGGTAATTGTACTTTTGCTGGCCGTGCTGCAAGGCGCTTTCTCTTGGGAGGAATGGCCCAGGGTGCCGATGGGGCAAAAGCAACACGATTCTTCAGCCGTCCAGCTGCAAGACTCGAACGACTTATCAGCAAGTCCTCAATTCAAGAGAATCCGCGCCGGACAGCAGCTGAAGGAGAGCGCGGTCCGCGTAGCCCAGCAAATCAAATCCTTCGTGAATTACCTGAACCCCTCGAACCCCCCGCGGCCCGGAGGCAGAGCAATGCTCCCGCAGACCGTGGCGGCGCAGTGCGGGGAGGATAAG
This DNA window, taken from Acipenser ruthenus unplaced genomic scaffold, fAciRut3.2 maternal haplotype, whole genome shotgun sequence, encodes the following:
- the fis1 gene encoding mitochondrial fission 1 protein, producing the protein MEAVVSETVTPEDLMKFEKKYTAELAKGSVSKDSQFEYAWCLIRSKYSNDIAKGILLLEELVHKGTKDDQRDYLFYLAVANYRLKEYEKGLKYVRVLLKNEPSNTQGLELEKLIKKAMQKDGLVGMAIVGGIGLGVAGLAGLIGLAVAKSK
- the LOC117404583 gene encoding thialysine N-epsilon-acetyltransferase-like, yielding MNYTVRDSTPGDCKDIMRLIVDLAEYEKMPNEVKLSHKELEADGFSSNPFFKCLVAEVPEEFKSKEGHTIVGYGFYFFTYCTWKGRVVYLEDLYVMPEFRGKGIGKALMSRIAQIGRAQGCVRMQFTVLDWNKPSLDFYSSHGAVNLTATEGWQMLRFEGEALEKLAQNAN